A stretch of Manis javanica isolate MJ-LG chromosome 1, MJ_LKY, whole genome shotgun sequence DNA encodes these proteins:
- the LOC140847980 gene encoding LOW QUALITY PROTEIN: zinc finger C2HC domain-containing protein 1A-like (The sequence of the model RefSeq protein was modified relative to this genomic sequence to represent the inferred CDS: inserted 2 bases in 2 codons; deleted 2 bases in 1 codon), whose amino-acid sequence MQNGSVQVGELLPCKICGRTFFPVALKKHGPICQKTATKKRKTFDSSRQRAEGTDIPTVKPLKPKPEPPKKPSNWRRKHEEFIATIRAAKGLDQALKEGGQLPPLPLPSYDPDYIQCPYCQRRFNENAADRHINFCKEQAAHISNKGKFSTESKGKATSXTQYKPPALKKSNSPGTTPSGSSQLPQPSGISQTVVGVPSGEVSSVGSSLRNKLQTLSPSHKGIAAPYIGANIKPRNTTPPSLARNPASSVPTSKRKTYTKSYIARPDGDYLSSLNGGNIKGIEGNAXGTLTKFCHECGTKYPVEWAKFCCECGIRRMVL is encoded by the exons AAAATGGGAGTGTGCAAGTTGGAGAATTGTTACCTTGCAAGATTTGTGGAAGAACATTCTTCCCAGTGGCATTAAAAAAGCATGGGCCCATTTGTCAGAAAACTGCCACTAAAAAACGAAAGACTTTTGATTCCAGCAGACAAAGAGCTGAAGGAACAGATATTCCAACAGTAAAGCCTCTTAAACCTAAGCCTGAACCACCAAAGAAACCATCTAATTGGAGAAGAAAACATGAAGAATTCATTGCTACCATAAGAGCAGCTAAAGGCCTTGATCAGGCGCTTAAAGAGGGAGGCcaacttcctcctcttcctctaccTTCTTATGATCCTGATTATATTCAGTGTCCATATTGCCAGAGGAGATTTAATGAAAATGCAGCTGATAGACATATAAATTTCTGTAAAGAACAGGCAGCACATATTAGTAATAAAGGCAAATTTTCTACTGAGAGCAAAGGAAAAGCAACAT CAACACAGTATAAGCCACCTGCgcttaaaaaatcaaattctcCTGGAACTACACCATCAGGATCTTCACAATTACCGCAACCAAGTGGCATTAGCCAAACTGTTGTAGGTGTGCCTTCAGGTGAAGTGTCTTCAGTTGGCAGCTCTTTGAGAAACAAACTTCAGACCTTATCTCCCTCCCATAAAGGGATTGCAGCTCCTTACATAGGAGCTAACATCAAACCTCGAAATACCACACCCCCTAGTTTAGCACGAAATCCTGCCTCAAGTGTGCctacaagcaaaagaaaaacatatactAAGAGCTACATAGCCAGGCCA GATGGAGACTATTTATCTTCACTTAATGGAGGAAACATTAAAGGCATTGAAGGAAATG ATGGGACACTTACCAAATTCTGCCATGAGTGTGGGACTAAATACCCCGTAGAATGGGCTAAGTTCTGCTGTGAATGTGGCATTCGAAGAATGGTTCTGTGA